The following are from one region of the Chanos chanos chromosome 10, fChaCha1.1, whole genome shotgun sequence genome:
- the tbx15 gene encoding T-box transcription factor TBX15 isoform X2: MSDRRRSAAALSSRAHAFSVEALIGTNKKRKLRGWEEKELELSMESLATNGQLGDGEDPAHCLDIDPDSEASPGSDGEGLADRTSCSFGSPADLAPASCDPSPSASMEEIQVELQCADLWKRFHDIGTEMIITKAGRRMFPAMRVKIVGLDPHQQYYIAMDIVPVDNKRYRYVYHSSKWMVAGNADSPVPPRVYIHPDSLASGDTWMRQVVSFDKLKLTNNELDDQGHIILHSMHKYQPRVHVIRKDFSSELSPTKPIPSGEGVKTFSFPETVFTTVTAYQNQQITRLKIDRNPFAKGFRDSGRNRTGLEAIMETYAFWRPPVRTLTFEDFTNMQKQQGGSTGTSPTTSSTGTPSPSGAAHLLSPSCSPPTFHLAPNTFNVGCRESQLCNLGLSEYPACARSNMAALQGYGGLADGSYSRLQTAGGTVSSAQTTESFLPQRTSSLIAAGMQGGSHASGGSKMDAYGGQLASFPASQLQYVMQAGAGSTSGPSSSPGTSPSSAHMFTGSHHHVQQSSYNAFSLHNPYNLYGYNFPASPRLAASPEKSQSGLLCSSSPAGPFAERQYLSNGGMDSMHMISNPAGSQQGAVACDGRQYGSSSQMSMHMV; this comes from the exons ATGAGTGACAGGAGGCGATCTGCAGCCGCGCTTAGTTCAAGAGCGCACGCCTTTTCAGTAGAAGCCTTGATCGGGACAAACAAGAAGCGGAAGCTCCGAGGCTGGGAGGAGAAGGAGCTGGAGCTCTCAATGGAGAGTCTCGCAACCAACGGACAGTTAGGAGACGGCGAGGACCCGGCTCATTGTTTGGATATCGATCCCG ATTCGGAAGCCAGTCCCGGTTCTGACGGCGAAGGCCTGGCGGATAGGACGTCGTGTTCGTTCGGCTCCCCCGCAGACCTGGCCCCCGCTTCCTGCGACCCTTCGCCCTCGGCCTCCATGGAGGAGATCCAGGTGGAGTTGCAGTGTGCAGACCTATGGAAGCGCTTCCACGACATCGGCACGGAAATGATTATCACCAAAGCGGGAAG GAGAATGTTTCCAGCCATGCGAGTGAAAATCGTCGGACTGGACCCCCATCAGCAGTATTATATAGCCATGGACATAGTGCCAGTGGATAACAAGAGATACAG GTACGTGTATCACAGCTCCAAGTGGATGGTGGCAGGGAACGCCGACTCCCCGGTGCCTCCGCGGGTTTACATTCACCCAGATTCGCTGGCCTCGGGAGACACCTGGATGAGGCAGGTGGTCAGCTTCGACAAGCTAAAGCTCACCAACAACGAGCTGGACGACCAGGGCCAC atCATCCTTCACTCCATGCATAAGTACCAGCCTCGAGTCCATGTGATCCGGAAAGACTTTAGCAGCGAACTGTCTCCCACAAAACCAATTCCCAGCGGTGAGGGAGTGAAGACTTTCAGCTTTCCCGAGACTGTATTCACCACCGTCACTGCCTACCAGAACCAACAG atcacCCGACTAAAAATTGACCGCAACCCATTCGCCAAAGGATTTCGGGACTCGGGGAGAAACAG gactggTCTGGAGGCAATCATGGAAACGTATGCATTTTGGAGACCGCCAGTAAGGACGCTAACATTTGAGGACTTCACCAACATGCAGAAACAGCAAG GTGGAAGCACTGGGACCTCTCCCACCACCTCCAGTACTGGTACCCCATCTCCCTCTGGTGCAGcacatctcctctctccctcctgctctcctccCACCTTCCACCTGGCCCCCAACACCTTCAACGTGGGCTGCAGAGAGAGTCAGCTGTGCAACCTGGGCTTGTCTGAGTACCCAGCCTGCGCCCGAAGCAACATGGCTGCCCTGCAGGGCTACGGAGGATTGGCCGACGGCTCCTACAGCCGCCTCCAGACGGCAGGAGGTACCGTGTCCTCCGCCCAGACCACGGAATCCTTCCTCCCCCAGAGGACTTCCTCTCTAATCGCCGCGGGGATGCAGGGTGGTTCCCATGCCTC CGGCGGGAGCAAGATGGATGCGTACGGAGGTCAGCTGGCCTCCTTCCCCGCTTCTCAGCTACAGTATGTAATGCAGGCGGGAGCGGGCTCCACCTCTGGCCCCTCCTCTTCACCTGGAACCTCCCCTTCCTCCGCCCACATGTTCACGGGGAGCCATCATCACGTGCAACAAAGCTCTTACAATGCATTCTCCCTGCACAACCCCTACAACCTGTATGGATACAACTTCCCTGCCTCGCCTCGTCTGGCGGCCAGCCCAGAGAAGTCCCAGAGCGGCCTGCTGTGCTCTTCCTCCCCTGCTGGGCCCTTTGCCGAGCGTCAGTACCTGTCCAACGGTGGCATGGACAGTATGCATATGATCAGCAATCCTGCCGGCAGTCAGCAGGGGGCAGTGGCTTGCGACGGGCGTCAGTATGGCTCCTCCTCCCAAATGTCCATGCACatggtttaa
- the tbx15 gene encoding T-box transcription factor TBX15 isoform X1: MSDRRRSAAALSSRAHAFSVEALIGTNKKRKLRGWEEKELELSMESLATNGQLGDGEDPAHCLDIDPDSEASPGSDGEGLADRTSCSFGSPADLAPASCDPSPSASMEEIQVELQCADLWKRFHDIGTEMIITKAGRRMFPAMRVKIVGLDPHQQYYIAMDIVPVDNKRYRYVYHSSKWMVAGNADSPVPPRVYIHPDSLASGDTWMRQVVSFDKLKLTNNELDDQGHIILHSMHKYQPRVHVIRKDFSSELSPTKPIPSGEGVKTFSFPETVFTTVTAYQNQQITRLKIDRNPFAKGFRDSGRNRTGLEAIMETYAFWRPPVRTLTFEDFTNMQKQQGGSTGTSPTTSSTGTPSPSGAAHLLSPSCSPPTFHLAPNTFNVGCRESQLCNLGLSEYPACARSNMAALQGYGGLADGSYSRLQTAGGTVSSAQTTESFLPQRTSSLIAAGMQGGSHASLTASGGGGGSGGSKMDAYGGQLASFPASQLQYVMQAGAGSTSGPSSSPGTSPSSAHMFTGSHHHVQQSSYNAFSLHNPYNLYGYNFPASPRLAASPEKSQSGLLCSSSPAGPFAERQYLSNGGMDSMHMISNPAGSQQGAVACDGRQYGSSSQMSMHMV, from the exons ATGAGTGACAGGAGGCGATCTGCAGCCGCGCTTAGTTCAAGAGCGCACGCCTTTTCAGTAGAAGCCTTGATCGGGACAAACAAGAAGCGGAAGCTCCGAGGCTGGGAGGAGAAGGAGCTGGAGCTCTCAATGGAGAGTCTCGCAACCAACGGACAGTTAGGAGACGGCGAGGACCCGGCTCATTGTTTGGATATCGATCCCG ATTCGGAAGCCAGTCCCGGTTCTGACGGCGAAGGCCTGGCGGATAGGACGTCGTGTTCGTTCGGCTCCCCCGCAGACCTGGCCCCCGCTTCCTGCGACCCTTCGCCCTCGGCCTCCATGGAGGAGATCCAGGTGGAGTTGCAGTGTGCAGACCTATGGAAGCGCTTCCACGACATCGGCACGGAAATGATTATCACCAAAGCGGGAAG GAGAATGTTTCCAGCCATGCGAGTGAAAATCGTCGGACTGGACCCCCATCAGCAGTATTATATAGCCATGGACATAGTGCCAGTGGATAACAAGAGATACAG GTACGTGTATCACAGCTCCAAGTGGATGGTGGCAGGGAACGCCGACTCCCCGGTGCCTCCGCGGGTTTACATTCACCCAGATTCGCTGGCCTCGGGAGACACCTGGATGAGGCAGGTGGTCAGCTTCGACAAGCTAAAGCTCACCAACAACGAGCTGGACGACCAGGGCCAC atCATCCTTCACTCCATGCATAAGTACCAGCCTCGAGTCCATGTGATCCGGAAAGACTTTAGCAGCGAACTGTCTCCCACAAAACCAATTCCCAGCGGTGAGGGAGTGAAGACTTTCAGCTTTCCCGAGACTGTATTCACCACCGTCACTGCCTACCAGAACCAACAG atcacCCGACTAAAAATTGACCGCAACCCATTCGCCAAAGGATTTCGGGACTCGGGGAGAAACAG gactggTCTGGAGGCAATCATGGAAACGTATGCATTTTGGAGACCGCCAGTAAGGACGCTAACATTTGAGGACTTCACCAACATGCAGAAACAGCAAG GTGGAAGCACTGGGACCTCTCCCACCACCTCCAGTACTGGTACCCCATCTCCCTCTGGTGCAGcacatctcctctctccctcctgctctcctccCACCTTCCACCTGGCCCCCAACACCTTCAACGTGGGCTGCAGAGAGAGTCAGCTGTGCAACCTGGGCTTGTCTGAGTACCCAGCCTGCGCCCGAAGCAACATGGCTGCCCTGCAGGGCTACGGAGGATTGGCCGACGGCTCCTACAGCCGCCTCCAGACGGCAGGAGGTACCGTGTCCTCCGCCCAGACCACGGAATCCTTCCTCCCCCAGAGGACTTCCTCTCTAATCGCCGCGGGGATGCAGGGTGGTTCCCATGCCTCGTTAACAGCCAGCGGGGGTGGTGGAGGCAGCGGCGGGAGCAAGATGGATGCGTACGGAGGTCAGCTGGCCTCCTTCCCCGCTTCTCAGCTACAGTATGTAATGCAGGCGGGAGCGGGCTCCACCTCTGGCCCCTCCTCTTCACCTGGAACCTCCCCTTCCTCCGCCCACATGTTCACGGGGAGCCATCATCACGTGCAACAAAGCTCTTACAATGCATTCTCCCTGCACAACCCCTACAACCTGTATGGATACAACTTCCCTGCCTCGCCTCGTCTGGCGGCCAGCCCAGAGAAGTCCCAGAGCGGCCTGCTGTGCTCTTCCTCCCCTGCTGGGCCCTTTGCCGAGCGTCAGTACCTGTCCAACGGTGGCATGGACAGTATGCATATGATCAGCAATCCTGCCGGCAGTCAGCAGGGGGCAGTGGCTTGCGACGGGCGTCAGTATGGCTCCTCCTCCCAAATGTCCATGCACatggtttaa
- the wars2 gene encoding tryptophan--tRNA ligase, mitochondrial gives MALHIRKSMKSLFRFNQKNTVIRRLFSAETCTELKGPSSGRVFSGIQPTGVPHLGNYLGALESWVAMQGQYSSVLYSIVDLHSITQAQDPQLLRHSILDMAASLLACGIDPNRSILFQQSQVSEHAELSWILGCLTSMPRLRHLPQWKMKSKQKNEGSVGLYTYPVLQAADILLYKSTHVPVGEDQVQHLELAQDLARIFNNQYGEFFPEPRALLSTTRKVKSLRDPSSKMSKSDPQKLATVFLTDTPEDIAFKIRRAVTDFTSEVTFDPEGRPGVSNLVSVHAAVSGQSVEEVVRLARGLDTGQYKTLVAEAVVQKLEPIRLEIQRLRADRGHLESLLTQGAERARALAAPVLREVRQRVGFS, from the exons ATGGCGCTCCACATCAGGAAGAGCATGAAGTCGCTCTTTCGTTTCAATCAAAAGAATACTGTCATTAGAAGATTATTCAGCGCCGAAACATGTACAGAATTAAAG GGTCCTTCGTCGGGACGTGTGTTCTCTGGGATCCAGCCCACAGGTGTACCTCATCTGGGGAACTATCTGGGTGCCCTGGAGAGCTGGGTGGCCATGCAGGGGCAGTATAGCTCCGTGCTTTACAGCATCGTGGATCTGCACTCCATCACTCAGGCCCAGGACCCGCAGCTGCTCCGACATAGCATACTGGACATGGCAGCCAGTCTGCTGGCCTGCGGAATCGACCCGAATCGATCCATCCTCTTCCAGCAGTCACAG GTATCGGAACACGCAGAGTTGTCCTGGATCCTCGGCTGTCTCACCAGCATGCCTCGTCTTCGACACCTGCCCCAGTGGAAG ATGAAGAGTAAGCAGAAGAATGAGGGCAGTGTGGGTCTTTACACTTACCCTGTGTTACAGGCTGCAGACATACTTCTCTATAA GTCCACTCATGTTCCTGTTGGGGAGGATCAAGTCCAACATTTAGAGCTGGCCCAGGACCTGGCCCGAATCTTTAACAACCAGTATGGAGAGTTCTTCCCTGAACCACGGGCTCTACTCA gtaCCACTCGGAAAGTCAAGTCCCTCCGAGATCCCTCATCTAAAATGTCCAAGTCGGATCCTCAGAAGCTCGCCACGGTCTTCCTCACCGACACACCTGAAGATATCGCCTTCAAAATCCGTCGCGCGGTAACAGATTTCACCTCCGAAGTAACCTTCGACCCCGAAGGACGACCGGGCGTGTCCAACCTGGTCTCCGTGCACGCCGCCGTGTCCGGTCAGAGCGTGGAGGAGGTTGTCAGGCTGGCCCGAGGCCTGGACACAGGACAGTACAAAACTCTGGTGGCCGAGGCCGTCGTCCAGAAGCTGGAGCCGATCCGGCTTGAGATCCAGAGACTGAGGGCTGACAGGGGCCACCTGGAGAGCCTGCTTACccagggagcagagagagccCGTGCACTGGCAGCTCCAGTTCTCAGAGAGGTCAGACAGCGAGTGGGTTTCTCCTGA